The Eubacterium sp. MSJ-33 genomic sequence GATTGACCGCTACGAGAAGGAAGGAAAGCTTCTGGTGCTTCGTCCGGAGTTAGACAGTATCAGCAAGTTCGAACAGGATAAAGAAAAGCAGGAAGCATTCTATCAGAACGGTTACGGTCAGATGGAAGCAAATCTTCAGAAGCTGCAGGAATTCATGCAGGGAAAGTAATTGAATATGAATATAAAAAGTGTACGACGGCGTACACTTTTTTATTAGGTAAATTTGGATATATCATATATGAGGCTTGTATCTGGCATGTGAATGGTATGACATGTCTGCACGTTCATTCGTCGTTCCGGCTGTATCTGTACCACAGGTACATATACGCGACAATCGGACTGTATTCCGGGAGTGGGATAATCCTGAGAGACTCATAAACTGCCTTGCTGTCATAATCCGTGGATTCTGCGGAAATTCCGGTCAGATAGATCGGGATTTTTTTGTGCGCAGCCTGTTCGGCGAGTGCAAGCAGGGATGGAGATTTGGTATTAATCGTACCAGAATGGTAGGCACGGATTAACACTGCGCGTGCGCCGTCCGGCAGGTGATACCGGATGCCCGGCATAGATTGGAAAAAGCATACAGGACAGGCTGCATTGAAGAAGGCGCCTGATGTGCAAATGTTATCTGGTGCAAAGCAGCCTATAACAGAACATTTCCGCAGAACGGGCGCGATTGCCTCTGCATATGCATCATAGGGGCGTTCATACAGACTGTCATCAAACGGACGATGATTGTAGATGCCAAGTGCATTATAGATTTTTGGCGAATCCCCTGTGTTGCAGTAAGCGATGCCGACGGCTGTTGGAAGAATCGGGAAGTTCGGGGTATACATAGCCGTTGCTGTATCCGGAGAAACAGGTGTTTCATTGGAGGTTCCCTGTCCGGAATGCGTATGCTTCCAGTCGTATATGTAATCAACTGCAGCAGTGAAGTTCGTCAGTCCATTTGCGCGTGGATCATCTAAGATATAATTGCTGGATACAAGCAAAACCGGAATTTTGGCATAGGCAAAGCACATACCAAGTGCGGCAGCGGTAAAAGGAAGCGTATCGGTTCCGTGTGTGATGATAATGCCGTCTATTTCTCGTGTGAGCTGCTCCCGTACACTGGCAATCAGCAGATTCAAATGCGAACCATTCATATATTCACTTAAGGTTGTATAAGGTTCCACTGTTATAAAATGCGGAAAATCAGGATTATCTTTAGCTTGTGATTCGTTATACATTTCCAAAAGGCGGTATGGCATTTGTGAATCGGTTGATACATAGTTCTGTTGTATCGATGAGCCGATTGTGCCTCCCGTAAAGATTACTGCAATATTCATATAGCTGCTCCGTTTCTTTGTTTCTTATAGTTTTAACATGATATTTGAGATAAATTCATGATTCTCAGTGTAAAAATTAGAGGAACCCTGATATTTTTCCGTGGTCGCCTGAATCGAAGTCAGGCCAATGCCGCTCTTTTTCTCTTTTGTGGATATATATTTTCCGTTTCTCTTATACACTTCGCCTGAAAAACTATTTACCATTGTAACATACAGAAAACCGGGTGTGTCAAGATCTGCGGACAGGCGGATGAAGCGGGAGCCTGCTTTTGCTTTACGGCAGGCGGTAATGGCATTATCCAGAAGATTGCCGAAGATCAGGCACAGGTCAATATCCGAAATCGCTATCTCCTTTGGAATAACAACCTGCAGCTTTGTCCGGATGTCATAGCTTCTGGCGATATCCATATAATAATGAATCGTTGCGTTGACCACGGGGTTTTCGCAATATGTCGCAGGTGCCTGTACATTCGATATCTCGGAAGAATAGTTGGAGATGTATTCCTGTAATTTCTCATACTGGCCGGTCTGGGAAAGTTCGTTCAATACTGCAATCGTATGCTTGAAATCATGCCGGATACGGCGTGTCTCATCTAGATATGCCTGCATTTTCTCATACTGGTCTGCCTGAAGCTGGTACATCAGGGCGGTGGAATCTGCTTCAATCTTCCGGGAGGTCGTGACGGCGATGATGTACAACAGGGACTGGAACAACATGAAGAACAGGAACAGCACACCTTCGATCACCATTGCAATCTGAAAAACTCTGCCGACCCGAATGTTGTTGTAATCGATCGGGATCATGTAGATGTTGCAGAAGGTGATAACGGCGGGCATCAGCCATGCGATCCGCCAGAAGGAAGGGGCGTTGAAGTTCTCGAAGAGCCATCGGAATTTCTTGCGCATGGCAAGCAGGAAACCCATTGTGACTAGGCTGACTGCGTACTGCAGAATAAGCCCCGGGATGGAGTTGTCGTCGATGTTGGAATCCGGAACAAGCTGTGCGATGACATAGTAGTTCAGGATACAGCCGAAGGAAAGCGCAGCGGTTGTGCATACAAACATATACAGAAGCTTCAACTTTTCCAGCCGCACCATCAGAAAATATGCAATCAGACAGATGCCGAGCAGAGGGAAGAAAAAGATATTTGTATAGTGGCTTCCATCAGAATCAAACCATGCAAGCAAAAAACAGACTGCAATCATGCATGGCAGAAGGACAGGATATAATCTCCGTTGTGGGACAATCAGCCAATCTGCGACAGGCATGAGACATAAGAAGACTCCGGGA encodes the following:
- a CDS encoding asparaginase domain-containing protein, producing MNIAVIFTGGTIGSSIQQNYVSTDSQMPYRLLEMYNESQAKDNPDFPHFITVEPYTTLSEYMNGSHLNLLIASVREQLTREIDGIIITHGTDTLPFTAAALGMCFAYAKIPVLLVSSNYILDDPRANGLTNFTAAVDYIYDWKHTHSGQGTSNETPVSPDTATAMYTPNFPILPTAVGIAYCNTGDSPKIYNALGIYNHRPFDDSLYERPYDAYAEAIAPVLRKCSVIGCFAPDNICTSGAFFNAACPVCFFQSMPGIRYHLPDGARAVLIRAYHSGTINTKSPSLLALAEQAAHKKIPIYLTGISAESTDYDSKAVYESLRIIPLPEYSPIVAYMYLWYRYSRNDE
- a CDS encoding sensor histidine kinase, yielding MNFMNLCYRAAEYGVIFPGVFLCLMPVADWLIVPQRRLYPVLLPCMIAVCFLLAWFDSDGSHYTNIFFFPLLGICLIAYFLMVRLEKLKLLYMFVCTTAALSFGCILNYYVIAQLVPDSNIDDNSIPGLILQYAVSLVTMGFLLAMRKKFRWLFENFNAPSFWRIAWLMPAVITFCNIYMIPIDYNNIRVGRVFQIAMVIEGVLFLFFMLFQSLLYIIAVTTSRKIEADSTALMYQLQADQYEKMQAYLDETRRIRHDFKHTIAVLNELSQTGQYEKLQEYISNYSSEISNVQAPATYCENPVVNATIHYYMDIARSYDIRTKLQVVIPKEIAISDIDLCLIFGNLLDNAITACRKAKAGSRFIRLSADLDTPGFLYVTMVNSFSGEVYKRNGKYISTKEKKSGIGLTSIQATTEKYQGSSNFYTENHEFISNIMLKL